A stretch of Rhodospirillaceae bacterium DNA encodes these proteins:
- the recJ gene encoding single-stranded-DNA-specific exonuclease RecJ has protein sequence MTSDALSDAYLGVTKSLNGRRWRLKDCDDRAALAMAQRLGVPDIVGRILAVRGVGLEEASQFLDPTLRDLLPDPSSFLDMDTACARVAEAIKNNEKVAVFGDYDVDGATSSAVLIRFFRAIGADLTFYIPDRLKEGYGPNAPALLKLKDSGVSVVITVDCGTGSFEPLEAAKKAGLDVIVLDHHKADARLPEAVAVVNPNRLDETGAHGQLAAVGLVFLFVVGLNRYLRDAGFYQDKTEPNLLQWLDIVALGTVCDVVPLVGVNRALVAQGLKVMARRANTGITALADVAGVDEAPGTYHAGFVLGPRINAGGRVGASDLGARLLSTENQGEAAEIAQRLNVLNKERQDIEARVLEEALEEVERSGGEGANAPFILAAGEGWHPGVIGIVASRLKERYNRPACVVALDGDTGHGSARSITGIDLGQAVIAATQSGLLVKGGGHAMAAGFTVEAQKLDELERFLTERMADGLAEIGGAPSLSLDGSLRVEAARMDLLDDLSRLEPFGSGNAEPRFVFPNAKLLRAVAVGADQSHLQCTLGGEGKGKLNAIAFRCMDTELGQALIHHDGAPFHITGRLRVNTWQGVSSPQLMIDDAAPVW, from the coding sequence ATGACATCAGATGCCCTATCGGACGCGTATCTGGGTGTAACCAAATCCCTAAACGGCCGCAGATGGCGACTAAAAGACTGCGATGATCGCGCGGCCTTGGCCATGGCCCAGCGTTTGGGAGTGCCTGACATCGTCGGGCGAATTTTGGCGGTCCGCGGTGTCGGCTTGGAAGAGGCGTCGCAGTTTCTCGACCCTACACTGCGCGATCTGTTACCTGACCCAAGTAGTTTTCTAGATATGGATACGGCCTGTGCGCGGGTGGCAGAGGCGATTAAGAACAACGAAAAGGTCGCGGTCTTTGGCGATTATGATGTGGACGGCGCAACGTCGTCGGCGGTCTTAATCCGATTCTTCCGGGCCATTGGTGCAGATTTAACGTTCTATATTCCGGACCGGCTAAAGGAAGGTTACGGACCCAACGCGCCAGCCCTCTTAAAACTCAAAGACTCAGGGGTCTCCGTGGTCATTACGGTTGATTGCGGCACCGGGTCGTTTGAGCCCTTGGAGGCCGCGAAGAAAGCCGGGCTCGACGTGATTGTCTTGGATCACCATAAAGCCGACGCGCGCCTTCCTGAGGCGGTCGCCGTGGTCAATCCCAATCGACTGGATGAGACCGGTGCCCATGGGCAGTTGGCGGCGGTGGGGTTGGTGTTCTTGTTTGTGGTCGGCCTTAATCGTTATCTGCGGGACGCTGGGTTCTATCAGGATAAGACGGAGCCCAATCTCCTCCAGTGGCTGGATATCGTGGCGTTGGGCACTGTTTGTGACGTCGTGCCGCTTGTGGGTGTGAACCGGGCCTTGGTCGCTCAAGGGCTCAAAGTCATGGCACGACGGGCGAATACGGGGATTACAGCGTTGGCCGACGTGGCCGGGGTGGATGAGGCCCCTGGAACCTACCACGCCGGCTTCGTGCTCGGCCCGCGCATCAACGCAGGGGGGCGTGTGGGTGCTTCAGATTTAGGCGCACGGCTGCTCAGCACGGAAAACCAAGGAGAGGCCGCAGAGATTGCCCAGCGCCTCAACGTCTTGAACAAAGAGCGCCAGGATATCGAAGCGCGGGTGCTGGAAGAAGCCTTGGAAGAGGTTGAGCGTAGCGGTGGAGAGGGTGCCAACGCGCCGTTCATTTTAGCTGCGGGAGAGGGCTGGCACCCAGGTGTCATTGGCATCGTCGCCAGTCGATTGAAAGAACGCTACAACCGTCCAGCCTGTGTCGTGGCGCTTGATGGGGATACGGGGCACGGCTCTGCACGTTCGATAACCGGCATTGATCTTGGCCAAGCTGTGATTGCGGCGACTCAGTCAGGGTTGCTGGTGAAGGGCGGCGGCCATGCCATGGCGGCAGGCTTTACGGTCGAGGCGCAAAAGTTGGACGAACTGGAACGCTTCCTCACCGAGCGAATGGCCGATGGGTTGGCAGAGATTGGCGGCGCGCCGAGCCTAAGCTTGGACGGCAGCCTGCGGGTAGAAGCGGCGCGAATGGACCTCTTGGACGACCTCAGTCGGTTGGAGCCCTTTGGATCGGGTAATGCAGAACCACGGTTCGTCTTTCCGAATGCAAAGTTACTCAGGGCGGTTGCCGTTGGCGCGGATCAAAGCCACCTTCAGTGCACATTGGGTGGGGAGGGCAAAGGAAAGCTAAACGCCATTGCTTTCAGATGTATGGACACGGAGTTGGGACAAGCGCTGATCCACCACGACGGTGCCCCGTTCCATATTACCGGAAGGTTGCGGGTCAACACATGGCAAGGGGTGTCATCGCCGCAATTGATGATCGACGATGCGGCGCCGGTTTGGTGA